A window of Mangifera indica cultivar Alphonso chromosome 11, CATAS_Mindica_2.1, whole genome shotgun sequence contains these coding sequences:
- the LOC123229951 gene encoding NAC domain-containing protein 2-like has product MSTELQLPPGFRFHPTDEELVMHYLCRKCLSQSIAVPIIAEIDLYKFDPWDLPDLALYGEKEWYFFSPRDRKYPNGSRPNRAAGSGYWKATGADKPIGQPKPVGIKKALVFYAGKAPKGEKTNWIMHEYRLADVDRTARKKNSLRLDDWVLCRIYNKKGSVEKQQNQAVDRKMNSPVMEEDRKPDIISNGVNKSALPPNPATTATGTVNDYMYLDTSDSMPKLHTDSSCSEQVVSPEFISEVESEPKIQPWDNNNLGFPYNYLDANMDLSFNSQFQSSNQLSPLQDMFMYLQKPF; this is encoded by the exons ATGTCGACCGAGTTACAATTGCCTCCTGGTTTCAGATTTCATCCGACGGATGAGGAGCTCGTGATGCACTACTTATGCCGGAAATGTTTGTCGCAGTCGATAGCTGTTCCGATTATCGCTGAAATCGATCTTTACAAATTCGACCCTTGGGACCTCCCAg ATTTGGCCTTATACGGAGAAAAGGAGTGGTACTTTTTTTCGCCGAGGGACAGGAAGTACCCGAACGGTTCAAGGCCTAACCGAGCAGCGGGAAGCGGGTACTGGAAGGCGACTGGAGCCGATAAGCCGATTGGACAGCCAAAACCCGTCGGAATTAAGAAGGCTTTGGTGTTTTACGCAGGAAAAGCTCCTAAAGGGGAGAAAACCAACTGGATTATGCACGAGTATCGATTAGCCGACGTGGATCGGACGGCTCGTAAGAAGAACAGCTTAAGG CTGGATGACTGGGTCCTGTGTCGCATATACAACAAGAAAGGAAGCGTCGAGAAGCAGCAAAATCAAGCAGTCGACCGGAAAATGAATTCACCGGTGATGGAGGAGGATAGGAAACCGGATATAATTTCAAATGGCGTGAACAAATCAGCACTTCCCCCCAATCCGGCGACGACAGCGACCGGAACGGTTAACGATTATATGTACTTAGACACGTCGGATTCAATGCCGAAATTACACACGGACTCGAGCTGTTCGGAGCAAGTGGTATCACCGGAATTCATATCCGAGGTGGAGAGCGAGCCGAAAATACAACCTTGGGACAACAATAACCTTGGATTTCCTTATAATTACCTAGACGCCAATATGGACTTGAGCTTCAATTCTCAGTTTCAAAGCAGCAATCAGCTGTCGCCGTTGCAGGATATGTTCATGTACCTTCAGAAGCCTTTTTAA